Proteins found in one Populus alba chromosome 14, ASM523922v2, whole genome shotgun sequence genomic segment:
- the LOC118041465 gene encoding outer envelope pore protein 16-4, chloroplastic isoform X2, with protein sequence MEEELIGAVPCSSLAVDSVLRVGTAGAIWGSCIGPYDARKRGLTGVAQASFVAKTIGKFGFQCGLVAGVFTATCCGIQRYRRQNDWGQLLLLGQEVGHRLLGWLVWFLPLVLPLTIPKPFELSAKK encoded by the exons ATGGAAGAAGAACTCATCGGCGCGGTGCCGTGCTCTTCCCTCGCCGTTGATTCCGTACTCCGTGTTGGAACG GCAGGTGCAATTTGGGGGTCATGCATAGGTCCTTATGATGCTCGTAAAAGAG GCCTGACTGGCGTAGCTCAGGCTTCCTTTGTG GCAAAGACAATAGGGAAATTCGGTTTCCAATGTG GGCTTGTTGCTGGAGTTTTTACTGCTACTTGTTGTGGAATTCAAAGATATAGGAGGCAGAATGACTGG GGGCAGCTGTTGCTGCTGGGACAAGAAGTTGGACACAGGTTGTTGGGATGGCTGGTCTGGTTTCTGCCTTTAGTGTTGCCGCTGACTATTCCAAAACCTTTTGAGTTATCTGCTAAAAAATAA
- the LOC118041466 gene encoding large ribosomal subunit protein eL22z — protein sequence MSRAAAAGAKGKKKGASFVIDCAKPVEDKIMDIASLEKFLQERIKVGGKAGALGDSVTVTREKNKITVTSDSNFSKRYLKYLTKKYLKKHNVRDWLRVISSNKDRNVYELRYFNIAENEGEEED from the exons ATGAGTCgggcagcagcagcaggagcGAAGGGAAAGAAGAAGGGAGCGTCCTTCGTCATTGACTGCGCTAAGCCGGTGGAGGATAAGATCATGGATATCGCCTCTCTCGAGAAGTTCCTCCAGGAGAGGATCAAGGTTGGTGGAAAGGCCGGTGCTCTTGGTGACTCTGTTACCGTTACTCGTGAGAAGAACAAGATCACCGTTACCTCCGACAGCAACTTCTCTAAGCG gTATTTAAAGTACTTGACCAAAAAGTACTTGAAGAAACACAATGTGAGGGACTGGCTTCGAGTTATTTCTTCCAACAAAGACAGGAATGTTTACGAATTGCGCTACTTTAACATTGCCGAGAATGAGGGAGAGGAGGAAGACTGA
- the LOC118041462 gene encoding UDP-glucuronic acid decarboxylase 2, with the protein MGSSELIFRGHDETQPTPDAYSPKPAKPWLFVIRPVRYLLREKRLVFFLVGMAIATVFFTILPSSSPHAHKYDPLPDSFSHISHELTTPVRYKYYEPLQVGFQSANSGGKIPLGLKRKGLRIVVTGGAGFVGSHLVDRLIARGDSVIVVDNFFTGRKENVMHHFKNPRFELIRHDVVEPLLLEVDQIYHLACPASPVHYKHNPVKTIKTNVVGTLNMLGLAKRVGARFLLTSTSEVYGDPLQHPQVETYWGNVNPIGVRSCYDEGKRTAETLAMDYHRGAGVEVRIARIFNTYGPRMCIDDGRVVSNFVAQALRKEPMTVYGDGKQTRSFQFVSDLVEGLMRLMEGEHVGPFNLGNPGEFTMLELAQVVQETIDPNARIEFRPNTEDDPHKRKPDITKAKDLLGWEPKIPLRKGLPMMVSDFRQRIFGDHKEEGTAANKSTS; encoded by the exons ATGGGATCTTCAGAGCTTATTTTTAGAGGTCACGACGAGACTCAACCAACACCTGATGCTTACTCGCCTAAACCAGCGAAGCCATGGCTCTTCGTCATCCGACCCGTTCGTTACCTGCTTCGCGAGAAGCGACTCGTCTTTTTCCTTGTTGGCATGGCTATTGCTACTGTTTTCTTCACTATCCTCCCTTCCTCTTCCCCGCATGCTCACAAATATGATCCACTCCCAGACTCTTTCTCTCACATCTCTCACGAGTTAACAACCCCTGTGCGTTACAAATACTACGAGCCCCTTCAGGTGGGATTCCAATCAGCCAATTCGGGCGGCAAGATTCCGCTTGGACTCAAAAGAAAAGGGCTCCGAATTGTCGTTACAGGTGGAGCTGGGTTTGTTGGCTCCCACTTAGTGGACCGTCTGATCGCTAGAGGAGATAGCGTGATCGTGGTGGATAATTTTTTCACGGGAAGGAAAGAGAACGTGATGCATCATTTTAAGAACCCGAGATTTGAGTTGATCAGACACGATGTTGTCGAGCCATTGTTGTTAGAAGTGGACCAGATCTACCACCTTGCTTGTCCTGCATCGCCTGTCCACTACAAGCACAATCCGGTCAAGACGATAAAAACTAATGTCGTGGGCACATTGAATATGTTGGGTTTGGCTAAGAGAGTTGGTGCTCGGTTTTTGCTTACCAGTACCAGCGAGGTTTATGGTGATCCTCTACAGCATCCTCAGGTCGAGACTTACTGGGGCAACGTTAATCCCATCG GTGTCAGGAGTTGTTACGATGAAGGAAAGAGAACAGCAGAGACATTGGCTATGGACTATCACCGTGGTGCCGGTGTTGAG GTCAGGATTGCTAGAATCTTCAATACATATGGACCCCGGATGTGCATTGATGATGGCCGTGTTGTTAGTAATTTTGTTGCTCAG GCACTGAGGAAGGAACCTATGACTGTTTATGGTGATGGGAAACAGACTAGGagttttcaatttgtttctgATTTG GTTGAGGGCCTGATGCGCCTTATGGAAGGAGAACATGTAGGGCCTTTCAATCTTGGGAATCCGGGTGAATTCACCATGCTTGAGCTTGCTCAG GTGGTCCAGGAAACCATCGATCCAAATGCAAGGATAGAGTTCAGGCCTAACACAGAAGATGACCCACACAAGAGGAAACCTGATATCACCAAGGCTAAAGATCTCCTTGGATGGGAACCAAAGATACCCCTTCGTAAAGGTCTGCCAATGATGGTCTCAGACTTCAGGCAACGCATCTTCGGTGACCACAAGGAAGAAGGCACGGCCGCCAATAAGTCGACATCTTAA
- the LOC118041465 gene encoding outer envelope pore protein 16-4, chloroplastic isoform X1, which produces MEEELIGAVPCSSLAVDSVLRVGTAGAIWGSCIGPYDARKRGLTGVAQASFVAKTIGKFGFQCGLVAGVFTATCCGIQRYRRQNDWVNPLIAGAVAGAAVAAGTRSWTQVVGMAGLVSAFSVAADYSKTF; this is translated from the exons ATGGAAGAAGAACTCATCGGCGCGGTGCCGTGCTCTTCCCTCGCCGTTGATTCCGTACTCCGTGTTGGAACG GCAGGTGCAATTTGGGGGTCATGCATAGGTCCTTATGATGCTCGTAAAAGAG GCCTGACTGGCGTAGCTCAGGCTTCCTTTGTG GCAAAGACAATAGGGAAATTCGGTTTCCAATGTG GGCTTGTTGCTGGAGTTTTTACTGCTACTTGTTGTGGAATTCAAAGATATAGGAGGCAGAATGACTGG GTGAATCCTCTAATTGCGGGTGCTGTGGCAGGGGCAGCTGTTGCTGCTGGGACAAGAAGTTGGACACAGGTTGTTGGGATGGCTGGTCTGGTTTCTGCCTTTAGTGTTGCCGCTGACTATTCCAAAACCTTTTGA
- the LOC118041463 gene encoding uncharacterized protein, translating into MSRPMEEDAPSKNEEEEFSTGPLSVLMMSVKNNTQVLINCRNNKKLLGRVRAFDRHCNMVLENVREMWTEVPKTGKGKKKAQPVNKDRFISKMFLRGDSVIIVLRNPK; encoded by the exons ATGAG TAGGCCGATGGAAGAGGATGCCCCG AGCAAGAATGAGGAGGAGGAATTCAGCACCGGGCCGCTCTCTGTTCTGATGATGAGTGTCAAAAATAATACCCAG GTACTAATTAACTGCCGCAACAACAAGAAGCTTCTTGGACGTGTGAGGGCATTTGATCGACATTGCAACATGGTTCTTGAAAATGTTAGGGAGATGTGGACTGAG GTGCCAAAAACTGGGAAAGGCAAGAAGAAAGCTCAGCCAGTCAACAAAGATAGATTCATCAGCAAAATGTTCCTCCGTGGTGATTCTGTTATTATTGTCCTTAGGAATCCGAAGTGA
- the LOC118041464 gene encoding caffeoylshikimate esterase: MTMEFEYREEYIKSSRGVQLFTCRWLPANSCSPKALVFLCHGYGMECSGFMRECGVRLASARYAVFGIDYEGHGRSTGSRCYIKKFENIVNDCDEFFKSVCAEKEYRYKGRFLYGESMGGAVALLLHKKEPSFYNGAVLAAPMCKISEKMKPHQVVINILTGFEDLIPKWKIVPSKDVIDSAFKDPVKREEIRNNKLIYQDKPRLKTALEMLRTSMRVEESLNKVTLPFLVLHGDSDTVTDPEISKALYERASSTDKTMKLYPGMWHGLTAGETDENVGIVFTDVVAWLEKYTAEGSNLVVEPLHEPFNIGIEKLPSPPPTTYKPSLGCYLCGFNETRTLHSAM, from the exons ATGACGATGGAGTTTGAATATCGGGAG GAGTATATAAAAAGTTCGAGAGGAGTGCAGCTCTTTACATGTAGATGGTTGCCTGCGAATTCATGTTCTCCAAAAGCACTTGTTTTCCTCTGCCAtg GGTATGGCATGGAGTGCAGTGGTTTCATGAGAG AATGTGGAGTCAGGCTAGCAAGTGCTAGATATGCTGTGTTTGGAATTGACTACGAGGGGCATGGACGGTCCACTGGCTCTCGTTGTTACATCAAgaagtttgaaaatatagtgAACGACTGCGATGAATTTTTCAAGTCAGTTTGTG CCGAGAAAGAGTACAGGTACAAGGGCAGGTTCCTGTATGGAGAGTCCATGGGAGGAGCAGTTGCCCTGTTACTCCACAAGAAGGAACCTTCTTTTTATAATGGCGCTGTTCTAGCCGCCCCTATGTGTAAG ATATCGGAGAAGATGAAGCCACACCAGGTGGTTATTAATATCTTGACTGGTTTTGAAGATCTTATACCAAAGTGGAAGATTGTCCCGTCAAAAGATGTCATTGACTCTGCCTTTAAAGACCCTGTTAAGAGAGAAGAG ATAAGGAATAACAAGCTGATATACCAAGACAAGCCTAGGCTGAAAACAGCGCTGGAAATGCTCAGAACTAGCATGAGGGTGGAGGAAAGTTTAAATAAG GTGACACTGCCATTCTTAGTGTTGCACGGTGACTCAGATACGGTGACGGACCCTGAAATAAGCAAGGCCTTGTATGAGCGAGCGAGCAGCACAGACAAGACCATGAAATTGTACCCCGGAATGTGGCATGGTTTGACGGCCGGAGAAACTGATGAAAACGTTGGAATCGTTTTTACCGATGTTGTCGCCTGGCTTGAAAAGTACACCGCCGAGGGAAGTAATCTTGTTGTTGAACCGTTGCATGAACCTTTCAACATTGGCATAGAGAAACTTCCATCTCCGCCGCCTACGACTTACAAGCCATCACTTGGTTGCTATCTTTGTGGATTTAACGAAACCCGCACGCTTCATTCCGCCATGTAG